From the genome of Mycobacterium sp. 050128, one region includes:
- a CDS encoding PPE family protein, with product MFDFGALPPEINSGRMYAGPGSGPMMAAAAGWDALSAELAIAANGYNSVISELLDGPWMGPASQQMLTAVVPYMTWLATMAADTEQTAIQARGAAAAFEAAFMATVPPPVIAANRLLLATLIATNFFGQNTPAIAVTEAQYMEMWAQDAVTMYSYAAASAIEAEVPPITSSPQTTSLDGTNNQAQAVAKAASEPAGQSGQSAANAGTQLASSNSTVPQILQQASVNAAAAPQQAAAAADPPWWQGWFTIPTPANPNGWSPGFFNTLRQGLQAYFGVGLGAFGYQMQQQLTFGIGTTAGGSGAWYPTPQFAGLAALGGGHPGGVAATAHLATSVKVGGLSVPNTWAGAAPAAIEEPAIHATTVNYATSAAGPANNGILQGMPMTGTGRRAATGFTHKYGFKRNVLVRPPSAG from the coding sequence GTGTTCGACTTCGGAGCGTTACCGCCCGAAATCAATTCCGGTCGCATGTACGCGGGCCCGGGATCGGGGCCAATGATGGCCGCGGCCGCCGGCTGGGACGCGCTTTCGGCAGAGCTGGCCATCGCGGCCAACGGATACAACTCGGTGATTTCCGAGCTGCTCGACGGACCGTGGATGGGGCCCGCATCGCAGCAAATGCTCACCGCGGTCGTTCCTTACATGACCTGGCTGGCCACGATGGCCGCCGATACGGAGCAGACCGCTATCCAGGCCCGGGGGGCCGCCGCGGCTTTCGAAGCCGCGTTCATGGCGACGGTGCCCCCGCCGGTGATCGCGGCCAACCGCTTGTTGTTGGCGACCCTGATCGCGACGAACTTCTTCGGTCAGAACACCCCGGCGATCGCGGTCACCGAAGCGCAGTACATGGAGATGTGGGCTCAAGACGCCGTCACCATGTACAGCTATGCGGCCGCGTCGGCGATCGAGGCGGAAGTGCCCCCGATCACGTCGTCTCCGCAAACCACCAGCCTTGATGGGACAAACAATCAGGCGCAAGCCGTGGCGAAAGCGGCCTCCGAGCCGGCGGGCCAATCCGGGCAGTCCGCAGCGAACGCCGGCACGCAGCTGGCCTCGTCCAACAGCACGGTTCCTCAGATACTCCAACAAGCCTCGGTCAACGCCGCTGCGGCGCCCCAGCAGGCCGCCGCCGCGGCGGACCCGCCCTGGTGGCAGGGATGGTTCACCATCCCGACACCGGCCAACCCCAATGGCTGGTCGCCGGGCTTCTTCAACACGCTGCGCCAGGGCCTGCAGGCCTACTTCGGCGTGGGTCTTGGAGCCTTTGGTTACCAGATGCAGCAGCAGTTGACCTTCGGTATCGGTACCACGGCCGGTGGTAGTGGTGCGTGGTACCCGACGCCGCAGTTCGCAGGTTTGGCCGCGCTCGGCGGTGGCCACCCCGGCGGCGTCGCGGCCACCGCGCACCTGGCCACCTCGGTCAAGGTTGGCGGACTCTCGGTCCCCAACACCTGGGCCGGTGCGGCACCCGCCGCCATCGAAGAACCGGCCATCCACGCCACCACCGTCAACTACGCCACCAGCGCCGCCGGACCCGCCAACAACGGCATCCTGCAAGGCATGCCCATGACCGGTACCGGCCGACGCGCCGCCACCGGCTTCACCCACAAATACGGGTTCAAGCGCAACGTGCTTGTCCGTCCACCGTCCGCGGGGTAA
- a CDS encoding ferredoxin produces MRVRLEKSKCVGHAQCYAVDPDLFPIDESGYSILEEHEVSAEEAELTRDGVASCPEMALILDED; encoded by the coding sequence GTGAGGGTTCGTCTCGAGAAGTCCAAATGCGTGGGCCACGCCCAGTGCTACGCCGTCGATCCCGATCTGTTCCCCATCGACGAGTCGGGCTATTCGATTCTCGAAGAACATGAGGTGTCAGCCGAGGAAGCGGAGCTGACCCGCGACGGGGTGGCCTCCTGCCCGGAGATGGCGCTCATCCTGGACGAGGACTAA
- a CDS encoding cytochrome P450 gives MSISGEYQPGDFYLPRLEYAKLPMAVDRGVGWKVLRDAGPVVFMNGFYYITRRDDVLAALRNPKVFSSRLALQPPGYPLPVVPLAFDPPEHTRYRKILQPYFSPHALSKSRPVLERHAAEMIAEFAGRGECEAMADFANLYPFQVFLDLYGLPLEDRDLLIGWKDALIADNPYLSQEDLNKGHLLLNYLTDVIAQRRQNPGTDMLSQVMTGDGDFSDLELLGMSHLLILAGLDTVTAAIGYAIYELARRPQLRDMLRDNPRQTRVFIEEIVRLEPSAPVAPRVTTEFVEIGGMTLPPGTSVRLCMAAINRDGTDSVSTDDIVMDGKVHRHWGFGGGPHRCLGSHLARIELTVIVAEWLKQIPNFDVPPDYTPEIRFPSKTFALKALPLSWD, from the coding sequence ATGAGCATCTCTGGCGAATACCAGCCAGGCGACTTCTACCTACCGCGGCTCGAATACGCCAAATTGCCCATGGCCGTCGACCGTGGTGTCGGATGGAAGGTGCTCCGCGACGCTGGCCCGGTCGTCTTCATGAACGGCTTCTACTACATAACGCGGCGCGACGACGTGCTGGCCGCGCTGCGCAATCCCAAGGTCTTCTCGTCGCGGCTGGCGCTGCAGCCCCCCGGCTACCCGTTGCCGGTGGTGCCGTTGGCATTCGACCCGCCCGAGCACACCCGCTACCGCAAGATCCTGCAGCCGTACTTCAGCCCGCACGCGCTGAGCAAGTCGCGGCCGGTGCTCGAGCGCCACGCCGCCGAGATGATCGCGGAGTTCGCCGGCCGCGGCGAATGCGAGGCGATGGCCGATTTCGCGAACTTGTATCCCTTTCAGGTGTTCCTTGACCTCTATGGTCTCCCGCTGGAAGATCGCGATCTGCTAATCGGCTGGAAAGACGCCCTGATCGCGGACAATCCCTACCTGAGCCAGGAGGACCTCAACAAGGGCCACCTGCTGTTGAACTACCTCACCGACGTGATCGCCCAACGCCGGCAGAACCCGGGCACCGACATGCTGTCCCAGGTCATGACGGGCGACGGCGACTTCAGCGATCTCGAACTACTGGGGATGAGCCACCTGCTGATCCTGGCCGGCTTGGATACGGTGACCGCGGCGATCGGATACGCCATCTACGAACTCGCGCGCAGACCGCAGCTACGCGACATGCTTCGCGACAACCCAAGGCAGACCAGGGTTTTCATCGAAGAGATCGTCAGGCTCGAGCCGTCGGCGCCGGTGGCTCCCCGGGTCACCACCGAGTTCGTCGAAATCGGCGGCATGACGCTACCCCCCGGCACTTCGGTGCGGTTGTGCATGGCGGCGATCAATCGCGATGGCACCGACTCGGTGTCGACCGACGACATTGTGATGGATGGAAAGGTGCACCGGCACTGGGGATTCGGCGGTGGACCGCACCGCTGCCTCGGGTCTCATCTGGCGCGCATCGAGCTGACCGTGATCGTCGCCGAATGGCTCAAACAGATCCCAAACTTCGACGTGCCGCCGGACTACACGCCCGAAATCAGGTTTCCGTCAAAGACGTTCGCGCTCAAGGCATTGCCGCTGAGTTGGGACTGA
- a CDS encoding PE family protein, protein MSFVTTQPEALAAAASTLQGIGSALTAQNAAAAAPTTGVVPAAADEVSALTAAQFAAHAQMYQAVSAQATAIHEQFVNTLSMSSGSYALTEAANAAAAG, encoded by the coding sequence ATGTCGTTTGTGACAACGCAGCCAGAAGCGTTGGCGGCAGCGGCGAGCACGTTGCAGGGGATCGGTTCGGCGCTGACCGCCCAGAATGCTGCGGCCGCGGCTCCGACAACGGGTGTGGTACCGGCCGCTGCCGACGAGGTGTCGGCGCTGACCGCGGCACAGTTCGCCGCACACGCCCAGATGTACCAGGCGGTCAGTGCGCAGGCCACCGCGATCCACGAGCAGTTCGTCAACACCTTGAGCATGAGCTCGGGGTCGTATGCGCTGACAGAGGCGGCCAACGCGGCCGCGGCGGGCTAA